GGCTCCTCCGTTTGCGCACCACCCCCGACGCGGCGGGAGCGATCGCGGCGGCGCTGGCCCGGCGCAGCGACACCGGCTGGGTGAGCCTGACCTCGGGCGGCACCGAGATCGCCGCCAACGTGCAGCTACCGGCGACCGCCGACCGCGACGCCCTCCTGCTGGACCGGCTCCCCCGCACGCCGCGCTTGATCTCGGTGAGCGCGCACTGCATGATCCACCACTTCGCCGGCGGCGCGGTCGGCGCCGACCAGCGCGACAACTCACTGACCCCGGCCCAGATCGCCGCACTGACGCCGGCTCCGCACACCGCGCCCGGGCCGCCCCGCCTGACCGACGACGACCGCCCGCTGCTGGCCGCACTGGCCCACGACGGCCGGCTGGGCTTCCCGGAGTTGGCGGCGGCAACCGGCTGGGCCGAGACGACGGTCCGCCGCCGCCTGCACGACCTGACCGGCTCGGGCGCGCTGTTCTACGACGTCGACGTCGACCCCGACGTGCTCGGCTTCCGCGCCCGGGTGCTGCTCTGGCTATCGGTGGCACCGTCCCGGGTGGCGGCGGTAGGCGCCGCGATTGCCGGCCACGAGGAGATCGTCTTCGCGGCGGCGACAACAGGCCCAACCAACCTGGTCGCGACCGTGGTCTGCCACGACATGACCGGCCTCTACACCTATCTGACCGAGAAGATCGGCGCGCTGGACGGCGTCGACCGCGTCGAAACCGCTCCCCTGGTCCGCCACATCAAGCAGTCCGGAGCCGTCACCACCTCGGCTCCGCCGCACCGCACCTAGCCCGCGCGCTGTGGGGTGAGCGCTCTGCGGGCGCTGCTCTCCCGGGCGCTGGCGATGTCGGCGTGTCGCGCCGATGTCCCGGTGTCCTTTTCGGGAGTACATGTTTTTGCATGTGCGTACATGTAAAAACATGTATGGCCACGTTCAGTAGCAGCCGTCGACTCCGCAGGTGTCGCCTGACGCGGCGATCACCGGGAGGGCTCGGTGACTCGCCGCCCAGACCTGCTCCAGCACGGCGACGAGGCGGTCGGTTTCCAGGGCGCCGGGGACCGCGTAGGTGTCGTCGAAGACCAGGAACGGGGCGCCGCTGGCACCGAGGCTCAGGGCCGCGTGCTGGTCGGCTGCGACCCGGTCCCGGTAGCGGCGGTCGTGCAGGGCCGGGCCGGCTCCGTCGAGGCCGATTTCCCCGGCGAAGTCGAGCACCTCCTCGCGGGTCCACAGCTTGCGGGCCGTGCCGAAGTGCGCGCGGAACATCGCGGCCCAGGTCTCGGCGCCGCGGCCCTGGTCGGTGGCGTAGGCCAGCAACTCGTGGGCGAAGTCGGTCGGGCCGAGGGTGCGGTCGACCGCCCGGTAGGGGTCCAGGCCCTCGGCGTGCGCGGCCCGCTCGATCGGGCGCAGGACCTGCTCGACGGTGCTGGCCGGCGCGCCGGCCATGGTGATCAGCTCGCGTTGGGTGACGCCGGTCCGCGGCAGGTCGGGGTGGAGTTGGAACGACCGGTGCACGACCTCGACCGACGCGCCGTGTGCGAAGCGCTCGATCGCCCGCCGGAGCCGGTGATCGGTCAGACCGCAGAACGGGCAGATGATGTCCGACCAGAATTCGATCTTCATCGGCGCAGCTCCTTACGATTCTTACTTTCTGTGTGTAGGCCCATCATGGGTTAGTGTCGGAACGTCTGCAAAAGGCACATTGGTGTGCGCGGAAGGGAGCGGAGATGGTTGGCCGACAGCCCAGCAACTCGCGCGCCAGCGTCCGGCGGGTGCCCGGGCCCTGTGCGCGGTGGGGCGACGACGATGCCGCCTTCATCCGCGAGATCCTCGATCTCGTCGGCGACAAGTGGAGCGTGCTGATCATCGGCACGCTGGCCGACGGGCCGGTCCGCTACTCCGACCTGGCCGCCGCGATTCCCGGTGTCTCGCAGCGGATGCTCACGCTGACCCTCAAGCAGTTGCAGCGGCACGGGCTGGTCGGCCGGCGGGCCTTCGCCGAGGTGCCGCCGCGGGTGGAATACCGGCTCACGCCGCTCGGTGACTCGTTGCTGTCGACGGTGCTGGCGCTGGCCGACTGGTCCGCCGACCACCACGCCGAGATCCGGGGCAACCAGCGGGCCTACGACGGCGCCGGTTGAGGCCCGGCGGTGTCACTCGAACGGCGAATACCAGGCATGCCAAGGGGGACGTAGCGTCTGTTCGTGCACCATCCGCGCGGACCGGTCGCCTCGGCGCAGCAGCAGGAGGAGCAGCGCAGCCTGCTGGTGACGGTGGCGCTTGTCATCGCGGCGCTGGCGATCGTGATCAGCCTGGCCGGCATCGTGCTCGCCGCGCTGGAACTCGGGCGCGGTGAGACGGGCGCGGCTCACGACAGCGGCAGCCATTCCGTCGACGTGGTGATCTCCGCCAGATAGTCGAGGTCGAGCGACACGCCCAGGCCCGGGCCGCTGGGCACGGCGACGCGGCCGCCGTCGAGCACGAACGGCTCGGTGATGTCGCGGGCGAAATAGCGGTCCGACGCCGACGTGTCGCCGGGCAGGGTGAAGTTGGGCAGGGCCGCGAGTGCCACGTTGGCCGCGCGGCCCAGGCCGGTCTCCAGCATCCCGCCGCACCAGACCGGCACGCCGTGTGCGGCGCAGACGTCGTGCACCCGCCTGGCCTCCAGGTAGCCGCCGACCCGGCCGGGCTTGACGTTGACCACCGAGGTGGCGCCCAGCGCGATCGCGTCGGCCGCGGCCCGGGCCGAGGTGATCGACTCGTCGAGGCAGACGGGCGTGCGGATCAGCCGGGCCAGCGCGGCGTGGCCGCGCAGGTCGTCTTCCGGCAGCGGCTGCTCGATCAGCAGCAGGTCGAACGGGTCGAGCCGGGCGAGCTGGCGGGCGTCGGCCAGGGTGTAGGCGGTGTTGGCGTCGACCTGGAGGAGCAGGTCGTCACCGAAGCGCTCGCGGACGGCGCGGACTGGCTCGACGTCCCAGCCGGGCTCGATCTTGAGTTTGATCCGCACGTAGCCCTGCGCCTTGTAGCCGTCGACGGCGTCGAGCAGGGCGGGGATCGACGACATGATGCCGACCGAGACGCCGGCCGGCACCGAGGTGCGGACGGCGCCGAGGTAGGCGCCGAACGACGTGCCGGAGTCGCGCAGCGACAGGTCGAGCAGCGCGGTCAGCAGGGCGGCCTTGGCCATCGGGTGGCCCTTGATCCGGTCGAGGGCCGCTTCCAGCCGGGGGACGGTGAGCTCGGCGGCTTTGGCGAGCGCGATCACCTCGGGCAGCAGGAAGCGGCGGATCACCTCGGCCGCGCCGTCGACGTGTTCGCTGGAGTAGAGCGGTTCGGACATCGCGACGCATTCGCCCCAGCCCTCCGCGGTCTCGCCGACCGCGCGAACCAGCAGCACGTCGCGTGCGGTCTCGGTGCCGAACGAGGTGCGGAAGGGGCTCACCAGCGGCATCGCGATGCGGCGGAGCTCGAGACCACGGAGGTTCACTAAGACGTCCTCTATTCAGCTTCCATGACGTACCAACCGTCGCGGGCCATCCCCGCGATCCGGTAACCGGCTTCGAATGCCGCGCACAGCGCGTCACCGACCTCTCTCCGCCACGCGACGGCGAGTGGCGGGTCGGTGCCCCGCATGGCTTCGATGTCGAGCGGCACGGCGACCAGCAGCGGCCGGCCGTCGTAGATCGCCTTGCCGGGGCTCGGGCGACCGAAGTCGTCGCGGGCGAGGGCCACTTCCGCGCCGGCGGCGTACACCGCCTGCATGTTGATCTCCCGGGTGTCGCCCGCGGCGGCGGCGATCGCTTCCGGTGACGCGACGTCCCACTGGATGTAGAGGCGGTCGCTGGTGGCGTCGCCGGCGTTGATCCCGTCGGTCATCCGGCCGTAGAAGTCGGGCAGGTATTTGACCGCGCGGGCGCCGAGCTTGTGCAGGTTGAAGTAGGCGTTGCGGCCGACCAGCGGGTCGAACGTCCAGTGCACCGACTCGATCCGCCGATCCAGTGCCCAGGCGCGTTGATGCAGCTTGATGGCGTGCCCGGCGCCGCGACTCTGGGTCGCCGGGTCGACACCCGTGATGTGCGAGTGCAGGTGGTCGATGCCGAAGAACGCGACGGCCGCGCCGATCAGCGTGTCTTCCCGGAAGGCGCCCACCACATAGTTGCCGGCGTACGCGAGCGCGCGCATCATCCGCGCGTCGAGTAGCTGGCTGGGTGAGTCTGCCCGCCAGATCCTGCCGAACAACTGGGCCGCTTCCTCATGCGCCGCGGGATCACGTAACTCCCGCACGCTGATGCCCAGCCGGGCCGCGGCGGCGGTCGCGACCTCTTTTGCCTCCGCGATCAGCTCGTCCACCCAGCCTCCCGTTGTGCAGACCGAGTCCTTACTTCAACAGGTGAACCGGTCTCGTGTCGAGGCTACCGTCGGTAATTGATGCTTTTCTTTACGTTGCTACGCCCTGCCGACCTGCCCATTTGGCGTAGTTTCGTCGATACCGGGTGATACCGGATCTTTAATCTGGCGGCCTGAACGCAGCTTAAGGCATGATTGTTACTGCTCGGTATGTGTGATGGTGAACATCGGTGGGGAATCCTCGCACGGGAGGTGACCATGCCGGAGCGGACCACAGTGACACTGCCCGACGGCGTGCGGCTTCACGTCGAGGTGAGCGGAGCCGACGACGCACCGGTGACGGTCTTCCTGTTGCACGGCTGGACCCTGGACACCCGCACCTGGCACCGCCAGCTCACGGGGCTCCCGGAGGCGCTGGGCACGCCGGTGCGGCTGGTCGCCTACGACGCCCGCGGCCACGGCCGCTCCGACGACACCAGCCGGCCGGGCGCGACCCTCGCCCAACTCGGCGACGACCTGGCCGAGGTGATCTCCGCGATCGCTCCCACCGGCCCCATCGTCCTCGCCGGCCACTCGCTGGGCGGCATGACGATCATGGAGTTCGCCCACGGGCACCCGCGGATGTTCGCGCAGCGGGTGGCGGGACTGGTCTTCATCTCGACAACCGCTGAAGGACACACCCACACGGCGTACGGGCTGCCGCCGCGGATCACCCGCATCATCCGCCTCGCCGAGACCACCGGCGCCGGCATCCTGGCCCGGGGCGGCTCCTGGCGGGTGCACCGCTACCTGCTGCGCGCGCTGGCCCCCTCGCTGCGCTGGCTGCTGTTCGGCAACCGGTGCGCTTCCGAGGACCTGATCGTCACCACCGCCGCGGTGGCCCGGGCGCAGCTCACCGCGATCGGCGCGTTCCGCTCGTCGGTCGGCGAGCAGCAGCGGCTGACCACCCTGGCCGCGCTCGGCAACCTGCCGGCCGCGGCGCTGGTCGGCGACCGCGACCGGCTCACTCCCCCGGCGTGCGCCGAGTCGATCGCCGGCGCGCTGCCCGACGCCGAGCTCACCGTCTGCCCGGGCGCCGGGCACATGTTGATGCTGGAGCGCCCGGCGATCGTCACGGCCGCCCTGGCCGAGGTGGTCCGGGCGGCCCAGGGCGACTATCTGGACCCGGCCGACCTTCAGGCCGCCTGACTGCGCAGCCGACCTACCGGCCGCCGGACGGCTCGCTCACCAGGACCCGGTCGAGGCTTTTCACGAAATCGTGGCCGAAGGCGGTCGCCGGGGTGTGCGCACCCGCTTCCACGGCGCCGCCGGCCCGGCCGCCGGTGCCGGCCAGCAGGTGCTCGGCCGCCCGGTGCATCGCGTCGGCGGTCAGGTCGTAGGCGTTGGGGCCGGTCAGCGTCGCCGTGCGGACCTCTCCGGCCGCATTGCGCACCTCGCCCCAGACCTCGCACTTCGTCGCCGCGCGGGTCTCCGCCGACGGGCCGGGCGGCTGCCGCTTGATCGCCCGGGCGGCCAGCGCCCGCACCGGGGCGAAGCGGATCAGCTTCTGGAGCAGGCCGGGCGCGGCGGTGCGGGTGTAGACGACGATGTCGGCGATCCCGGTCGAGTGGTGCGCAGTGACCAGGTCGCCCCACGGCACGGAACCGACCCGGCGGACCTTCGACGGGAACGGCACGTCGCGGGCCGGGGTGCCGATCGGGGTGGGCACCAGGGTGCCGGCGATCCGCCGCCAGCCGCCCTTGGCGTTCATCGCCAGCCCGGTGGTCGCGGTGCCCCGGCTCAGCCCGCCCGGCGCCGCGAACGCCAACTCCAGGGCCGTCGCGTCGGGCAACGCCGCGTGCAGGAGATTGGCCAGGCAGTCCGTGGGTACGACATCGAAACCGGCCCCGGTCAGCAGCACCACCCCGGCAGCCCGGGCGTCGGCGTCACGGGCCAGCACGGCCTCGAACACCGGATGCTCGCCGGTCACG
This genomic interval from Asanoa ferruginea contains the following:
- a CDS encoding GNAT family N-acetyltransferase yields the protein MDELIAEAKEVATAAAARLGISVRELRDPAAHEEAAQLFGRIWRADSPSQLLDARMMRALAYAGNYVVGAFREDTLIGAAVAFFGIDHLHSHITGVDPATQSRGAGHAIKLHQRAWALDRRIESVHWTFDPLVGRNAYFNLHKLGARAVKYLPDFYGRMTDGINAGDATSDRLYIQWDVASPEAIAAAAGDTREINMQAVYAAGAEVALARDDFGRPSPGKAIYDGRPLLVAVPLDIEAMRGTDPPLAVAWRREVGDALCAAFEAGYRIAGMARDGWYVMEAE
- a CDS encoding alpha/beta fold hydrolase is translated as MPERTTVTLPDGVRLHVEVSGADDAPVTVFLLHGWTLDTRTWHRQLTGLPEALGTPVRLVAYDARGHGRSDDTSRPGATLAQLGDDLAEVISAIAPTGPIVLAGHSLGGMTIMEFAHGHPRMFAQRVAGLVFISTTAEGHTHTAYGLPPRITRIIRLAETTGAGILARGGSWRVHRYLLRALAPSLRWLLFGNRCASEDLIVTTAAVARAQLTAIGAFRSSVGEQQRLTTLAALGNLPAAALVGDRDRLTPPACAESIAGALPDAELTVCPGAGHMLMLERPAIVTAALAEVVRAAQGDYLDPADLQAA
- a CDS encoding Lrp/AsnC family transcriptional regulator, which codes for MEIDALDRQIIHALRVNGRAGYREIGAVLGVSDQTVARRYRRLREGAGVRVAGLPNPIALGYEMWLLRLRTTPDAAGAIAAALARRSDTGWVSLTSGGTEIAANVQLPATADRDALLLDRLPRTPRLISVSAHCMIHHFAGGAVGADQRDNSLTPAQIAALTPAPHTAPGPPRLTDDDRPLLAALAHDGRLGFPELAAATGWAETTVRRRLHDLTGSGALFYDVDVDPDVLGFRARVLLWLSVAPSRVAAVGAAIAGHEEIVFAAATTGPTNLVATVVCHDMTGLYTYLTEKIGALDGVDRVETAPLVRHIKQSGAVTTSAPPHRT
- the menC gene encoding o-succinylbenzoate synthase; this translates as MNLRGLELRRIAMPLVSPFRTSFGTETARDVLLVRAVGETAEGWGECVAMSEPLYSSEHVDGAAEVIRRFLLPEVIALAKAAELTVPRLEAALDRIKGHPMAKAALLTALLDLSLRDSGTSFGAYLGAVRTSVPAGVSVGIMSSIPALLDAVDGYKAQGYVRIKLKIEPGWDVEPVRAVRERFGDDLLLQVDANTAYTLADARQLARLDPFDLLLIEQPLPEDDLRGHAALARLIRTPVCLDESITSARAAADAIALGATSVVNVKPGRVGGYLEARRVHDVCAAHGVPVWCGGMLETGLGRAANVALAALPNFTLPGDTSASDRYFARDITEPFVLDGGRVAVPSGPGLGVSLDLDYLAEITTSTEWLPLS
- a CDS encoding saccharopine dehydrogenase family protein, whose product is MSHQRWMIYGANGYTGDLVARLAVSRGSRPLLAGRNAAAVRALADELGLDHVVFDLRDPAATRQHLAEVDVVAHCAGPFVATSGPMVQACLDTGTHYLDVTGEHPVFEAVLARDADARAAGVVLLTGAGFDVVPTDCLANLLHAALPDATALELAFAAPGGLSRGTATTGLAMNAKGGWRRIAGTLVPTPIGTPARDVPFPSKVRRVGSVPWGDLVTAHHSTGIADIVVYTRTAAPGLLQKLIRFAPVRALAARAIKRQPPGPSAETRAATKCEVWGEVRNAAGEVRTATLTGPNAYDLTADAMHRAAEHLLAGTGGRAGGAVEAGAHTPATAFGHDFVKSLDRVLVSEPSGGR
- a CDS encoding winged helix-turn-helix transcriptional regulator, which produces MVGRQPSNSRASVRRVPGPCARWGDDDAAFIREILDLVGDKWSVLIIGTLADGPVRYSDLAAAIPGVSQRMLTLTLKQLQRHGLVGRRAFAEVPPRVEYRLTPLGDSLLSTVLALADWSADHHAEIRGNQRAYDGAG
- a CDS encoding DsbA family oxidoreductase, whose product is MKIEFWSDIICPFCGLTDHRLRRAIERFAHGASVEVVHRSFQLHPDLPRTGVTQRELITMAGAPASTVEQVLRPIERAAHAEGLDPYRAVDRTLGPTDFAHELLAYATDQGRGAETWAAMFRAHFGTARKLWTREEVLDFAGEIGLDGAGPALHDRRYRDRVAADQHAALSLGASGAPFLVFDDTYAVPGALETDRLVAVLEQVWAASHRALPVIAASGDTCGVDGCY